The following coding sequences lie in one Maylandia zebra isolate NMK-2024a linkage group LG14, Mzebra_GT3a, whole genome shotgun sequence genomic window:
- the tpst1 gene encoding protein-tyrosine sulfotransferase 1 isoform X1, with translation MIGKLKQNLLVACLVISSVTVFYLGRHAMECHHRIEEYSQPGGILPLSGLGGSMRTTLRTGQNLSMPFIYSKDMPLIFIGGVPRSGTTLMRAMLDAHPEVRCGEETRVIPRILAMKQMWSRSGREKMRLDEAGVTDEVLDAAMQAFLLEIIVKHGEPANFLCNKDPFALKSLSYLAKIFPRAKFVLMIRDGRASVHSMISRKVTIAGFDLGSYRDCLTKWNRAIETMYTQCLDAEDKCLPVHYEQLVLHPEKWMRTLLKFLDIPWNDAVLHHEELIGKAGGVSLSKVERSTDQVIKPVNVEALSKWVGKIPADVVRDMAVIAPMLSRLGYDPHANPPNYGQPDPKVLDNTRRVYKGEFQLPDFLKEQPQIQKAAERPNPS, from the exons ATGATTGGCAAGCTGAAACAGAACTTGCTGGTGGCCTGTCTGGTCATCAGCTCGGTCACAGTTTTCTACTTAGGCCGCCATGCAATGGAGTGTCACCATCGCATCGAGGAGTACAGCCAGCCAGGAGGAATCCTGCCTTTGTCTGGGCTGGGAGGCAGCATGCGGACCACCTTACGGACAGGCCAGAACCTCAGCATGCCGTTCATTTACAGCAAAGACATGCCGCTCATTTTCATCGGTGGCGTACCCCGTAGCGGGACCACACTAATGCGAGCTATGCTGGACGCCCACCCCGAGGTCCGCTGTGGTGAGGAAACTCGCGTCATCCCACGCATCCTGGCCATGAAACAGATGTGGAGCCGCTCGGGTCGGGAGAAGATGCGCCTGGACGAGGCTGGCGTGACTGACGAGGTGCTGGACGCCGCCATGCAGGCCTTCCTGCTGGAAATAATCGTCAAGCACGGTGAGCCCGCCAACTTTCTGTGCAACAAGGACCCATTTGCACTGAAATCTCTTTCCTACCTGGCCAAAATATTTCCCCGTGCCAAGTTTGTGCTCATGATTAGAGACGGTCGGGCTTCGGTCCATTCCATGATCTCGCGAAAGGTGACCATTGCTGGGTTTGACTTGGGGAGCTACAGGGACTGCCTGACCAAGTGGAACCGGGCCATAGAGACGATGTACACTCAGTGCCTGGACGCTGAAGACAAATGCCTGCCTGTGCACTATGAACAATTGGTGCTGCATCCTGAAAAATGGATGAGGACACTGCTGAAGTTCCTTGATATTCCCTGGAATGATGCCGTTCTCCACCACGAGGAGCTCATAGGGAAAGCTGGAGGAGTGTCCCTCTCCAA GGTGGAGAGGTCCACAGACCAGGTCATCAAGCCAGTTAATGTGGAGGCCTTGTCCAAGTGGGTGGGAAAGATCCCAGCTGATGTGGTGAGGGACATGGCCGTCATCGCCCCTATGCTGTCCAGGCTAGGCTATGACCCACATGCCAATCCCCCAAACTATGGCCAACCTGACCCCAAAGTGCTGGACAACACTAGAAGG
- the tpst1 gene encoding protein-tyrosine sulfotransferase 1 isoform X2 has translation MIGKLKQNLLVACLVISSVTVFYLGRHAMECHHRIEEYSQPGGILPLSGLGGSMRTTLRTGQNLSMPFIYSKDMPLIFIGGVPRSGTTLMRAMLDAHPEVRCGEETRVIPRILAMKQMWSRSGREKMRLDEAGVTDEVLDAAMQAFLLEIIVKHGEPANFLCNKDPFALKSLSYLAKIFPRAKFVLMIRDGRASVHSMISRKVTIAGFDLGSYRDCLTKWNRAIETMYTQCLDAEDKCLPVHYEQLVLHPEKWMRTLLKFLDIPWNDAVLHHEELIGKAGGVSLSKVERSTDQVIKPVNVEALSKWVGKIPADVVRDMAVIAPMLSRLGYDPHANPPNYGQPDPKVLDNTRRIQKAAERPNPS, from the exons ATGATTGGCAAGCTGAAACAGAACTTGCTGGTGGCCTGTCTGGTCATCAGCTCGGTCACAGTTTTCTACTTAGGCCGCCATGCAATGGAGTGTCACCATCGCATCGAGGAGTACAGCCAGCCAGGAGGAATCCTGCCTTTGTCTGGGCTGGGAGGCAGCATGCGGACCACCTTACGGACAGGCCAGAACCTCAGCATGCCGTTCATTTACAGCAAAGACATGCCGCTCATTTTCATCGGTGGCGTACCCCGTAGCGGGACCACACTAATGCGAGCTATGCTGGACGCCCACCCCGAGGTCCGCTGTGGTGAGGAAACTCGCGTCATCCCACGCATCCTGGCCATGAAACAGATGTGGAGCCGCTCGGGTCGGGAGAAGATGCGCCTGGACGAGGCTGGCGTGACTGACGAGGTGCTGGACGCCGCCATGCAGGCCTTCCTGCTGGAAATAATCGTCAAGCACGGTGAGCCCGCCAACTTTCTGTGCAACAAGGACCCATTTGCACTGAAATCTCTTTCCTACCTGGCCAAAATATTTCCCCGTGCCAAGTTTGTGCTCATGATTAGAGACGGTCGGGCTTCGGTCCATTCCATGATCTCGCGAAAGGTGACCATTGCTGGGTTTGACTTGGGGAGCTACAGGGACTGCCTGACCAAGTGGAACCGGGCCATAGAGACGATGTACACTCAGTGCCTGGACGCTGAAGACAAATGCCTGCCTGTGCACTATGAACAATTGGTGCTGCATCCTGAAAAATGGATGAGGACACTGCTGAAGTTCCTTGATATTCCCTGGAATGATGCCGTTCTCCACCACGAGGAGCTCATAGGGAAAGCTGGAGGAGTGTCCCTCTCCAA GGTGGAGAGGTCCACAGACCAGGTCATCAAGCCAGTTAATGTGGAGGCCTTGTCCAAGTGGGTGGGAAAGATCCCAGCTGATGTGGTGAGGGACATGGCCGTCATCGCCCCTATGCTGTCCAGGCTAGGCTATGACCCACATGCCAATCCCCCAAACTATGGCCAACCTGACCCCAAAGTGCTGGACAACACTAGAAGG